A single window of Thalassoroseus pseudoceratinae DNA harbors:
- a CDS encoding LOG family protein — translation MSKKPRHIRPNVSESDVLPTEHDPDLRQKSVLVDEIKETADKFFRDDATRGDLKLVSRALRELRYAFKVFTPLRRQRKVTVFGSARLKEGHPAYDQSVEYGRLMAEQGWMVVTGAGGGIMEGAHVGAGRDMSIGVNIMLPFEQDANYIIHNDEKLVHLKYFFTRKLLFVKEVHGIVLCPGGFGTQDEGFEVLTLVQTGKRDLMPIVMLDQPGGTYWKRWQEFVVDELLGDGLISPEDLSLYKVTDNAQEAVDEIIGFYDVYNSMRYVKDRLVLRLHREPSDELVEELNEEFSDIVESGKIEKTAMHELEADDEHLRDLPRLSLRFNRRGVGRLRQMVDRLNEELNDASLEDYTPVDPS, via the coding sequence ATGAGCAAGAAACCCCGTCATATCCGACCGAACGTTTCGGAATCCGATGTTCTGCCAACAGAGCACGATCCCGATTTGCGTCAAAAATCGGTTCTGGTCGACGAAATCAAGGAAACCGCGGACAAGTTCTTTCGGGACGATGCCACCCGTGGCGACTTGAAACTCGTGAGTCGCGCGTTGCGGGAGTTGCGATACGCCTTCAAGGTGTTTACACCGTTGCGTCGGCAACGCAAAGTCACGGTGTTCGGATCGGCTCGCTTGAAAGAGGGGCATCCGGCGTACGACCAATCCGTCGAGTACGGGCGATTGATGGCGGAGCAAGGCTGGATGGTCGTCACAGGGGCCGGCGGCGGGATCATGGAAGGGGCCCACGTCGGAGCCGGTCGGGATATGTCGATCGGTGTGAATATCATGCTCCCGTTTGAACAAGATGCAAATTACATCATCCACAATGATGAGAAACTTGTTCACCTGAAATATTTTTTCACGCGTAAGTTGTTATTTGTCAAAGAGGTACACGGAATCGTTCTTTGTCCCGGCGGTTTTGGCACGCAAGATGAAGGGTTTGAGGTTCTGACACTCGTACAAACCGGCAAACGCGATCTCATGCCGATCGTCATGCTGGATCAACCCGGCGGTACCTATTGGAAACGCTGGCAAGAGTTTGTCGTCGATGAACTTCTGGGGGATGGACTCATCTCGCCGGAAGACCTGTCCCTTTACAAAGTAACCGATAACGCTCAGGAAGCCGTCGATGAAATCATCGGATTTTACGACGTTTACAACAGCATGCGATACGTCAAAGATCGCCTCGTGCTGCGGTTGCATCGTGAGCCAAGCGATGAACTAGTTGAGGAATTGAACGAGGAATTTTCGGATATTGTGGAGTCGGGAAAGATCGAGAAAACCGCCATGCATGAATTGGAAGCCGACGACGAACACCTACGCGATTTGCCCCGCCTGAGTTTGCGGTTCAATCGCCGCGGCGTCGGACGTCTCCGGCAAATGGTGGACCGTCTCAACGAGGAACTCAACGATGCCTCCTTGGAAGATTACACTCCCGTCGATCCTTCGTAA
- a CDS encoding S1C family serine protease — translation MVCRLLAVLFVIGGSVFVPSVCRADVIELSSGQKVEGEVLKETADSVYVDLGVDIIRVPKDRIRSRQKVSPGAGPVEPAKNTDGIYTTADLPVRSVKELAEKFGEGVVLVQTPSGLGSGFIVNDRGYCVTNYHVVEQETELAVVLFDKNESGEFTRRRIDDVKIIALNPFFDLALLQIPETKGRKFQKVFLSPEADFREGDEVFAIGNPLGLERSVSKGIVSTRNRSFEGIVYIQTTAQINPGNSGGPLFNASGEVIGVTNMKLTFGEGLGFAIPVTYLKHFLNNRDAFAYDKNNANSGFRYLPGPRRKKFSKPPLKKIEE, via the coding sequence ATGGTTTGTCGTCTTCTCGCTGTGTTGTTCGTGATAGGCGGGTCGGTATTTGTCCCGTCGGTCTGTCGGGCGGATGTAATTGAACTCTCTAGCGGGCAAAAAGTGGAGGGGGAAGTTCTCAAGGAAACGGCCGACTCGGTGTATGTCGATTTGGGTGTGGACATCATCCGTGTCCCGAAAGATCGCATCCGCTCACGGCAGAAAGTCTCGCCGGGAGCCGGTCCTGTCGAACCTGCCAAGAACACCGACGGAATCTACACAACCGCCGACTTGCCGGTGCGAAGCGTTAAGGAATTGGCCGAGAAGTTCGGTGAAGGGGTGGTGTTGGTGCAGACTCCCAGTGGGCTGGGCTCCGGATTTATCGTCAATGATCGGGGATACTGCGTGACGAACTACCACGTCGTCGAGCAGGAAACCGAGTTGGCTGTGGTTCTCTTCGACAAAAATGAAAGCGGTGAGTTCACTCGGCGGCGAATCGACGATGTGAAGATTATCGCCTTGAATCCGTTCTTCGATTTGGCATTGTTGCAAATTCCGGAAACCAAGGGGCGAAAGTTCCAGAAAGTCTTTCTCAGCCCGGAAGCCGACTTCCGTGAAGGTGACGAAGTTTTCGCCATCGGCAATCCGCTCGGTTTGGAACGCAGCGTCTCCAAGGGGATTGTGAGCACGCGGAATCGGAGTTTCGAGGGCATCGTCTACATTCAAACCACCGCACAGATCAATCCGGGCAACAGCGGTGGACCGCTATTCAACGCCAGTGGCGAAGTCATTGGGGTGACGAACATGAAACTGACCTTCGGCGAAGGGCTGGGGTTTGCCATTCCGGTCACCTATTTGAAGCATTTCTTGAACAATCGCGATGCATTCGCCTACGACAAGAACAACGCCAACAGCGGATTTCGGTATCTTCCGGGACCGCGTCGCAAGAAATTCTCAAAACCGCCGCTGAAAAAAATTGAGGAATGA
- a CDS encoding HEAT repeat domain-containing protein — protein MIKSGAAEILTGSIIMQMHSRLILVSACALLAGSGCSQSLLRTTLWKPSTSATTSSSVTSAVVEAISDDRWTQNSSWSAISRSDDWRWQFVFDPQTLRTLTAESSSLPSGLTTSDEDATSDSLETTPSASVFEDQPRLPDSWYAQLPHLASRSDQVGHNATLLWSQHDPANAVHLAKRLKTWVSGESAPASPTDWWRSFGPESVELPTHSESFRAAAAEVWCRVLGEQPGDPVDNLAQVAKLLEENSELPVAVRLELWRGLSRFVPPVAIAEINKGLQSESGGRAVRPEVRQTALEACLIYATHHSDQTDWSAPLWPENLLEWADRGAHTVEDDPIMRKNLGTWLALTRHPGAIEVLKNQLNDTDTFVRQAAMENLGHLQTPEALELLQQQVQRTEPTIRAGAVRALSRWGVRAISEFIGDSSLEVRIAVAESLADFPDLQTANLLWRLQTDASRDVQRAALMAIRDWPDSLAIPLLLHGLERGSTTTRRRCYTELAARTDLTEPFPFFGTASERADAVQALASRNNLPIRLDGPMTTTPTETQSDWQRIDDLQADLKLITDPETNIRASEYQDAFERLRRAKPADIPAIEAFLAASDPSSVGVQRIEQEVLPEISPVYRTLADFQSEDLKIRRQAARELAEHGAERSLSPRVARRLGEHLAKETDELIWRSALAAIWRDSHPDIDRIIRLAAHQEVTGVRQLACEYASAHANPSHGEWLPILLTDESLAVQLAAIDAAGRCRNRRVLDGVGQADSARSGGLRPLLASSQETVRVAAAIAMSRHGDPQGLDELIRLSWHRDGRIRRQVVQAMGESGQARFIEHLIRLGWTDRDVTVRRAVLGSLEQLVPPATRPPELAKMRTTDDRLAAWQNWRFATSSAETGGTASNQHGNRPNERNP, from the coding sequence GTGATAAAGTCCGGGGCTGCGGAGATTCTCACGGGTTCCATCATCATGCAGATGCACAGCCGACTCATCTTGGTTTCGGCCTGCGCGTTGCTTGCGGGCAGCGGATGCAGTCAGAGCCTGTTACGGACAACGCTTTGGAAGCCCAGCACATCGGCGACAACCAGCTCATCGGTCACAAGTGCTGTGGTTGAAGCGATTTCCGACGACCGTTGGACACAGAATTCCAGTTGGTCAGCCATTTCGCGGAGTGATGACTGGCGTTGGCAATTCGTGTTCGATCCACAAACACTGCGAACATTGACAGCAGAGTCATCGAGCTTGCCAAGTGGGCTAACCACATCCGATGAGGATGCCACGAGCGATTCATTGGAAACCACTCCCTCCGCAAGTGTATTTGAGGACCAACCGCGTCTGCCGGATTCCTGGTATGCTCAGCTTCCGCATCTCGCTTCCCGGTCCGACCAGGTGGGGCACAATGCGACTTTGCTCTGGTCTCAGCACGATCCGGCGAATGCGGTTCACCTTGCAAAGCGTTTGAAAACATGGGTTTCTGGTGAGTCTGCTCCTGCATCGCCGACGGATTGGTGGCGATCATTTGGTCCCGAATCAGTTGAGTTGCCGACCCATTCCGAATCGTTTCGAGCCGCAGCGGCGGAGGTTTGGTGTCGCGTGCTGGGGGAACAACCGGGTGATCCAGTCGACAACTTGGCCCAAGTTGCGAAACTCTTGGAGGAGAACTCTGAACTCCCGGTCGCCGTCCGTCTGGAACTTTGGCGGGGGCTCTCGCGGTTCGTTCCGCCGGTCGCGATTGCGGAAATCAACAAGGGGTTGCAGTCGGAATCCGGTGGACGTGCGGTTCGTCCGGAAGTTCGGCAAACCGCCCTCGAAGCTTGTTTGATCTATGCAACTCATCATTCTGATCAGACGGATTGGTCCGCGCCACTTTGGCCGGAGAACTTATTGGAATGGGCGGATCGCGGTGCCCATACCGTTGAAGACGACCCCATCATGCGAAAGAACTTGGGGACTTGGTTGGCACTGACACGGCATCCCGGGGCCATTGAGGTCTTGAAGAATCAATTGAACGACACGGACACGTTTGTCCGGCAAGCCGCAATGGAGAACTTAGGGCATCTGCAAACCCCCGAAGCATTGGAGTTGCTGCAACAGCAAGTCCAACGGACGGAACCCACGATTCGAGCGGGAGCCGTCCGGGCGCTGTCGCGGTGGGGAGTCCGGGCAATTTCGGAATTCATTGGCGATTCCTCATTGGAAGTTCGGATTGCGGTAGCGGAATCGCTGGCAGACTTCCCCGATTTGCAAACCGCGAACTTGTTGTGGCGTTTGCAGACCGATGCCAGTCGAGATGTGCAGCGGGCCGCGTTGATGGCCATTCGAGATTGGCCAGATTCGTTGGCGATTCCTCTGCTTTTACATGGATTGGAACGCGGCAGCACCACAACCCGGAGGCGATGCTACACCGAGTTGGCCGCTCGAACGGATTTGACGGAACCATTCCCGTTTTTCGGCACGGCTTCGGAACGGGCTGACGCGGTTCAGGCATTGGCGTCGCGAAACAACCTCCCCATCCGGTTGGATGGCCCCATGACAACCACACCCACGGAAACCCAATCCGATTGGCAACGCATTGACGATCTGCAAGCCGACTTGAAACTCATCACCGATCCGGAAACCAATATCAGAGCATCGGAATATCAAGACGCCTTCGAACGATTGCGACGAGCGAAGCCCGCTGATATTCCAGCCATCGAAGCATTTCTCGCCGCTTCGGATCCGAGTTCGGTCGGTGTTCAACGTATCGAGCAAGAAGTGCTGCCGGAAATCAGTCCGGTCTATCGGACCCTGGCGGATTTTCAATCGGAAGACCTCAAGATTCGTCGGCAAGCCGCTCGGGAGTTGGCGGAGCATGGAGCCGAACGCTCACTTAGTCCGCGTGTTGCACGTCGATTGGGTGAGCACCTCGCGAAAGAAACCGACGAGTTGATTTGGCGTTCCGCATTGGCGGCGATCTGGCGTGATAGTCACCCCGATATCGACCGCATCATTCGGCTCGCGGCTCATCAAGAAGTCACGGGAGTTCGGCAGTTGGCGTGTGAGTACGCATCGGCTCACGCGAACCCCTCGCATGGTGAATGGTTGCCGATCCTGCTGACCGACGAAAGCCTCGCGGTCCAGCTGGCGGCTATTGATGCGGCCGGACGGTGTCGGAATCGTCGTGTGTTGGACGGTGTCGGGCAGGCTGATTCGGCTCGATCGGGGGGATTGCGTCCTCTGCTGGCTTCCAGTCAGGAGACCGTTCGAGTGGCAGCGGCGATCGCGATGAGTCGACATGGCGATCCTCAGGGCCTCGACGAATTGATCCGACTCAGTTGGCATCGGGATGGCCGAATTCGGCGACAAGTCGTGCAAGCCATGGGGGAGTCGGGACAAGCACGTTTTATCGAGCATTTGATTCGTCTAGGCTGGACCGATCGCGATGTCACGGTACGCCGAGCGGTTCTTGGCAGTTTGGAACAACTTGTGCCACCCGCGACCCGCCCACCGGAACTTGCTAAGATGCGCACCACGGATGACCGCCTTGCCGCTTGGCAGAATTGGCGGTTTGCGACATCGTCTGCAGAGACCGGTGGAACCGCTTCAAACCAGCATGGGAATCGACCGAATGAACGAAATCCGTGA
- a CDS encoding response regulator transcription factor: MSKQVLNVGQCGFDHASITEFLRSHFDVAVTPAADEPEALSALEQRSFDLILVNRKFDCNGADGVEFIQKLDGNAPPVMLVSNFPEAQDAAVAAGARPGFGKSDYGNTEAVQRISDVLQNGDA; this comes from the coding sequence ATGAGCAAGCAAGTGCTCAATGTCGGACAATGCGGTTTCGATCACGCCAGCATTACGGAGTTTTTGCGGTCCCACTTCGACGTCGCCGTCACACCGGCTGCGGACGAACCCGAAGCCCTTTCCGCGTTGGAACAGCGATCCTTCGACTTGATCCTGGTCAATCGAAAGTTCGATTGCAATGGGGCTGATGGTGTCGAGTTCATCCAGAAATTGGACGGCAACGCTCCGCCGGTGATGCTGGTTTCCAACTTTCCCGAAGCCCAAGACGCGGCCGTTGCTGCTGGTGCACGGCCGGGTTTCGGCAAGTCGGATTACGGAAACACCGAAGCCGTCCAACGAATCAGTGACGTTCTGCAAAACGGAGACGCGTAG
- a CDS encoding sigma 54-interacting transcriptional regulator, whose translation MAKARRIRLNARLTDVATPLFLVGPDREILFFNRGCEQLTGWSADEILGRRCDYASSSDALEPESIIGTLCPPPETFAGTIVSVPVFLKPKTGGSIPRMLQFFPLLGEAADVDCILGVITAIDPPQALPTRPSHQLHAELASIRATLRSRYGQDSIIAKSPAMHRVMRQIFAARENSAPILLTGENGTGKEHIARLIHYSGPLSRNAFVPLDCRRIEPIDLKLTFRRLSREQDPEAQSSPQPMRHPGTIFLNSLQDIPRDIQEVIVESESEGQLSEVRLITSTTENIETLRATEVLRDDFYFLISAFHIEVPPLRQRTAELTTIAQAFLEERNRSAAKQLGGFSAEVLERFESYNWPGNMREMALVVAEAAEAATGPLVEETDLPFRFRTGYDAQTVGPPIAPQPSPLEPYLEKVEREQIELALEYAKFNKKKAADLLGITRPKLYRRMEILGIADGDGT comes from the coding sequence ATGGCCAAAGCCCGTCGAATTCGACTAAATGCTCGGTTGACGGATGTCGCCACGCCGCTGTTCCTGGTCGGTCCGGATCGGGAAATCCTGTTCTTCAACCGAGGTTGCGAGCAACTCACCGGTTGGAGTGCGGACGAAATTTTGGGGCGTCGCTGCGACTACGCGAGTTCCTCCGACGCTTTGGAACCGGAAAGCATCATTGGGACGCTGTGCCCGCCGCCCGAGACGTTCGCCGGCACGATCGTTAGCGTGCCCGTGTTTTTGAAACCGAAGACGGGCGGTTCGATACCACGAATGTTGCAATTCTTCCCTTTGCTTGGCGAAGCGGCGGACGTCGACTGCATTCTGGGGGTGATCACCGCGATCGATCCGCCGCAGGCTTTGCCGACGAGGCCATCCCACCAATTGCATGCGGAGTTGGCATCGATTCGCGCCACGCTGCGGAGCCGTTACGGACAAGACTCCATCATTGCAAAAAGCCCAGCGATGCATCGTGTGATGCGGCAAATTTTCGCCGCTCGCGAGAATTCCGCTCCCATTCTGCTCACGGGCGAAAATGGCACGGGCAAAGAGCACATTGCCCGTCTGATTCACTACTCTGGCCCACTCAGCCGCAATGCGTTCGTGCCGTTGGATTGTCGGCGGATTGAGCCGATCGATCTCAAACTCACATTCCGACGGCTTTCCCGCGAGCAAGATCCCGAAGCTCAGTCATCACCGCAGCCGATGCGGCACCCCGGAACGATCTTCTTGAATTCTCTCCAAGACATTCCGCGAGATATTCAGGAAGTCATTGTCGAGTCGGAAAGCGAAGGCCAGCTTTCAGAGGTCCGACTGATCACATCGACAACCGAAAATATCGAGACGTTACGGGCGACGGAAGTGCTGCGGGATGACTTCTACTTCTTGATTTCGGCGTTTCATATTGAAGTCCCGCCGTTGCGGCAGCGAACGGCCGAACTCACGACAATCGCCCAAGCGTTTCTGGAAGAACGGAATCGATCGGCTGCCAAACAACTCGGCGGGTTCTCGGCGGAAGTGCTGGAGCGATTTGAGTCGTACAATTGGCCGGGAAATATGCGAGAGATGGCATTGGTTGTTGCCGAAGCTGCGGAAGCCGCGACGGGGCCGCTTGTCGAAGAAACCGACCTCCCGTTCCGATTCCGCACCGGATACGACGCCCAAACCGTTGGCCCACCCATCGCCCCGCAACCATCACCATTGGAACCGTACCTGGAAAAAGTCGAACGCGAGCAGATCGAGTTGGCTCTCGAATACGCGAAATTTAATAAGAAAAAGGCCGCGGATTTACTCGGAATCACTCGTCCTAAACTCTATCGACGCATGGAGATACTCGGCATCGCCGATGGTGATGGAACTTGA
- a CDS encoding STAS domain-containing protein, translating into MNEIRDAFHFEWHGNLLVVAAKGNVESMPWDLIPSAAEVILQPTLRLAVPMVIFDLAEVNYFGSAFLQLLLRCHTLVKTRGGELVLASLSDRAAELLQITALDTLWAIYSTRDEALEALAD; encoded by the coding sequence ATGAACGAAATCCGTGATGCGTTTCACTTTGAATGGCATGGCAATCTGCTAGTCGTTGCAGCGAAGGGCAATGTGGAATCCATGCCGTGGGATCTGATTCCATCGGCGGCGGAAGTGATCCTCCAACCCACATTGCGGTTGGCCGTCCCAATGGTGATTTTCGATTTGGCGGAAGTGAACTATTTTGGGTCGGCGTTTCTCCAGTTGTTGTTGCGGTGTCATACGCTTGTCAAAACTCGTGGTGGCGAATTGGTTCTCGCGTCTCTGAGTGACCGAGCCGCCGAACTTCTGCAAATTACCGCACTCGATACCCTCTGGGCGATTTACAGTACCCGCGACGAGGCGTTAGAAGCCCTCGCGGATTAA
- a CDS encoding type II secretion system protein GspD encodes MQWRSCDSKRWWNVLPLLGLVVLMASESPAMDGFGVTIVPRNSSPQTGLPTASTRPTQPRNSGSLIVVPGKSPNRGSTNNLRVDSKSGWHRAKSVEFLSRPPQLPSKRQQPVVNATAPRPQRTVVPANNNQDRTESNFVHPVAGTEPVPETEYDGRFPRPRPELAPPPQPIAPRRPMLPNRGRQNPPRGPEMPRRLPPGPPTVNVPPPATDQPRRIPVGTENTSTGQLQVDIKGDRITLTANEAPLDVVLSMIARQHGLSIVGSGTAGRLVTVGLSDAPLEDALTALLGVNGFTWTKRGNILMVAPLTKESVVPAAVQGREVRVFALSYASASDIDSVVQGLLSPIGRSVAVESDSKDKRRTREQVIVEDMPDSIERIAKYVAQADQPPKQVLIEAQVLRVDLTKECRHGVDFEQLTNLANADITLKSAGFANAAASPALLLGINGTEMEALIEAITLTTDAKTLARPKVLAVNGQEARVQIGEQLGYFVTTTTQTSTLQNVEFLDVGLVLNVTPIIGEDGQVLMTVKPEVSSGTVNPATGLPEEETTEVETTVLLGDGQGMIIGGLIQEQDVDTQSKIPLLGDLWAVGKLFQRTNVTRQRSEIIVALTPRVVPYDGCNQVREQLNLMRVNTPLVEGPLKPVDRRAFEAELPDAIDNPRYCDPSRIPDFFTNRPGEKPLTPNYYFPTRDERQPVMPQPLPSFPASESTGQIPLNP; translated from the coding sequence ATGCAATGGCGATCGTGCGATTCGAAACGCTGGTGGAATGTCCTGCCCCTGTTGGGGTTGGTCGTTCTAATGGCGTCGGAATCGCCCGCGATGGACGGGTTCGGGGTGACAATTGTTCCCCGGAATTCCAGTCCGCAAACAGGATTACCGACTGCCTCTACGAGGCCAACGCAACCACGGAATTCCGGTTCGCTGATCGTCGTTCCGGGAAAGTCGCCAAACCGAGGCTCCACGAACAATCTCCGCGTAGATTCCAAATCCGGTTGGCATCGAGCGAAATCGGTGGAATTCCTATCGCGGCCGCCGCAATTGCCATCAAAACGACAGCAACCTGTCGTCAACGCGACCGCTCCTCGGCCGCAACGGACCGTCGTGCCAGCGAACAATAACCAGGACCGTACGGAGTCAAACTTCGTGCATCCTGTGGCGGGAACCGAACCGGTACCGGAAACGGAATACGATGGTCGGTTCCCCAGACCGCGACCAGAGTTGGCTCCGCCACCGCAACCGATTGCTCCCAGACGCCCAATGTTGCCAAACCGGGGTCGTCAGAATCCCCCACGCGGCCCGGAGATGCCACGTCGATTGCCACCTGGCCCGCCGACCGTGAATGTTCCACCGCCGGCAACGGATCAACCGCGGCGAATCCCGGTGGGAACGGAGAACACATCGACCGGGCAATTGCAGGTCGACATCAAAGGCGATCGCATCACACTCACTGCGAATGAAGCCCCACTCGACGTCGTGTTGTCGATGATTGCCCGTCAACATGGGTTAAGCATTGTCGGAAGCGGCACGGCGGGGCGATTGGTGACGGTTGGGTTATCCGATGCTCCTTTAGAAGATGCATTGACGGCACTTCTCGGCGTGAATGGTTTCACATGGACGAAACGTGGAAACATCCTGATGGTTGCTCCACTCACGAAGGAATCCGTCGTACCGGCTGCCGTGCAGGGGCGAGAAGTTCGTGTGTTCGCGTTGAGTTATGCGTCGGCGTCGGACATTGACAGCGTGGTGCAGGGGTTGCTCTCGCCGATTGGTCGCAGTGTGGCCGTCGAGTCCGACTCCAAAGACAAACGCCGAACCCGCGAGCAAGTCATTGTCGAAGACATGCCCGATTCGATCGAGCGAATCGCCAAATACGTGGCTCAAGCGGATCAACCACCCAAGCAGGTCCTCATTGAAGCTCAGGTCTTGCGTGTCGATCTGACTAAAGAGTGTCGACACGGTGTGGACTTTGAACAACTCACGAATTTGGCGAACGCGGATATCACCTTGAAATCGGCCGGGTTTGCCAATGCGGCGGCAAGTCCCGCGTTGTTGTTGGGAATCAATGGGACCGAAATGGAAGCCCTGATCGAAGCCATCACACTCACCACCGACGCCAAAACGCTGGCTCGCCCCAAAGTGTTGGCAGTGAACGGACAAGAGGCACGCGTTCAAATCGGTGAGCAGCTTGGGTATTTCGTGACGACCACGACCCAAACGAGTACTCTCCAGAACGTCGAATTCCTGGATGTCGGACTCGTGCTCAACGTCACGCCGATCATCGGTGAAGATGGCCAAGTCCTGATGACGGTCAAGCCGGAGGTATCCAGCGGCACAGTGAACCCCGCCACTGGATTACCCGAAGAGGAAACGACCGAAGTCGAAACAACCGTGCTTCTCGGCGACGGTCAAGGAATGATTATTGGGGGACTGATCCAAGAACAAGATGTCGACACCCAATCGAAAATCCCGCTGCTGGGGGATTTGTGGGCGGTCGGCAAGCTCTTCCAACGTACGAACGTCACTCGTCAACGCAGCGAGATCATCGTCGCACTCACACCACGAGTCGTCCCCTACGATGGTTGCAACCAGGTTCGGGAGCAACTCAATCTCATGCGGGTGAACACGCCTCTTGTCGAAGGACCACTCAAACCGGTTGATCGTCGCGCCTTCGAAGCCGAACTGCCCGACGCGATCGACAACCCACGGTACTGTGACCCAAGTCGAATCCCTGATTTCTTCACGAACCGTCCCGGCGAAAAACCACTAACGCCCAACTACTACTTCCCTACACGGGATGAACGCCAACCCGTGATGCCGCAACCTCTGCCAAGTTTTCCTGCCAGCGAATCAACGGGACAAATTCCGCTGAATCCGTAA
- a CDS encoding DoxX family protein codes for MTDSPSKTTISQDFGFLLLRLILGAVMIFHGAQKVLGEFDGPGMEKFTQVVEAKIELPEFIPAKVAAHAAAWSEFGGGILLVFGLFTRLAALMVAATMGVASFVIHGSAFSLKDGGMEYALTLGVIAVALIFIGPGRISIDQLFFGRSKKPSESK; via the coding sequence ATGACTGACTCACCATCGAAGACTACAATCTCACAAGACTTTGGCTTCCTGCTCCTCCGACTGATTCTTGGAGCCGTCATGATCTTCCATGGTGCTCAAAAAGTGCTTGGTGAGTTCGACGGACCGGGCATGGAAAAGTTCACACAAGTTGTTGAAGCCAAAATCGAATTGCCGGAGTTTATCCCAGCCAAAGTGGCGGCTCACGCAGCTGCTTGGTCGGAATTCGGCGGAGGCATCTTGTTGGTATTCGGACTGTTCACGCGTTTGGCTGCCTTAATGGTGGCGGCCACGATGGGAGTGGCATCGTTCGTCATTCACGGCAGCGCGTTCTCGTTGAAAGACGGCGGAATGGAATACGCTCTGACGTTGGGCGTGATTGCCGTTGCCTTGATCTTCATCGGGCCGGGACGCATTAGCATCGATCAATTGTTTTTCGGGCGGAGCAAGAAACCGTCTGAATCTAAGTAG